Proteins encoded together in one Streptomyces sp. NA04227 window:
- a CDS encoding heme o synthase has protein sequence MCVTAVESRPGGTVHAVEAMEGSAGTAHAGRTVEEPGASATPGRRSAGARVLAFVALTKPRIIELLLITTVPVMFLAEQGVPDLWLVLITCVGGYLSAGGANALNMYIDRDIDALMDRTSQRPLVTGMVSPPEALVFGLTLAVGSTLWFGLLVNWLSAWLSLGALLFYVVVYTMILKRRTSQNIVWGGIAGCMPVLIGWSAVTNSMSWAPVVLFLVMFFWTPPHYWPLSMKVKEDYARVGVPMLPVVASNKVVAKQIVLYSWVMVAVSLLLTPLGYTGWFYTTVALATGGWWLWEAHSLQNRAKSGATGAKLKEMRLFHWSITYVSLLFVAVAVDPFLR, from the coding sequence GTGTGCGTGACGGCCGTTGAATCCCGTCCTGGGGGCACCGTCCATGCCGTAGAGGCCATGGAGGGGAGCGCGGGCACCGCCCACGCCGGACGGACCGTGGAGGAGCCCGGCGCGAGCGCGACACCGGGCCGCCGTTCGGCCGGTGCCCGGGTCCTGGCGTTTGTGGCGCTGACCAAGCCGCGGATCATCGAGCTGCTGCTGATCACCACCGTGCCGGTGATGTTCCTCGCCGAACAGGGCGTGCCGGACCTCTGGCTGGTGCTGATCACCTGTGTCGGCGGTTATCTCTCGGCCGGTGGCGCCAACGCGCTCAATATGTACATCGACCGCGACATCGACGCGCTGATGGACCGCACGTCGCAGCGCCCGCTGGTCACCGGCATGGTCTCGCCGCCCGAGGCCCTGGTCTTCGGCCTGACTCTCGCGGTCGGCTCCACTCTGTGGTTCGGACTGCTCGTCAACTGGCTGTCGGCCTGGCTGTCGCTCGGCGCGCTGCTGTTCTATGTCGTCGTCTACACGATGATCCTCAAGCGCCGCACCTCGCAGAACATCGTCTGGGGCGGCATCGCGGGCTGTATGCCGGTCCTGATCGGCTGGTCCGCGGTCACCAACTCGATGTCCTGGGCGCCGGTCGTCCTCTTCCTCGTCATGTTCTTCTGGACGCCGCCGCACTACTGGCCGCTGTCCATGAAGGTCAAGGAGGACTACGCCCGCGTCGGGGTGCCGATGCTGCCGGTGGTCGCCTCCAACAAGGTCGTCGCCAAGCAGATCGTCCTCTACAGCTGGGTGATGGTCGCCGTCTCCCTGCTGCTGACCCCGCTCGGCTACACGGGCTGGTTCTACACGACGGTCGCGCTCGCCACCGGCGGCTGGTGGCTCTGGGAGGCGCACTCGCTCCAGAACCGCGCCAAGAGCGGCGCGACCGGGGCGAAGCTCAAGGAGATGCGACTGTTCCACTGGTCCATCACCTACGTCTCGCTGCTCTTCGTGGCCGTGGCGGTCGACCCCTTCCTGCGCTGA